One window of the Nocardia terpenica genome contains the following:
- a CDS encoding LuxR C-terminal-related transcriptional regulator, producing the protein MIEYSLAKVPPVNSSDSARLLAGTYRLPVAAHREAELAELEHMLTGPKVRLLTLTGTAGVGKSSLAREALQAGSFRDRRIPMADLAGAADRQAAWRIVLEAIAPHLAAERLADEADASIVLREVERAIGPVGAILLLDNCDPVVGAISRDIARLLQRCPQLTIVATTRVPLNLHSECVFCVVPLPAGDPAKDCVPASSPASQLLLQSIDSHYRGSVTIADQLVLDEIARALDGVPLALELAAATIARVGAVRALRLIEAGGDLESARFVDTPKRHRTLYDAVNWGLDALSAPARDLLLRLSLCAAAVDRSTAHLLGGADAEATADALAELVNHSLLHYRSDEHGNVTFALIATVRAWCRRTLASDRARARRLRYEHAERMAELADTLGLWLRRRDTGRTVPETAARLAHDFLGTIRQLGETGRLDAAVRLAAVLEDVWIQLGLLGEVELLVSGVLVAPTEDRPGAAHRRCLELLGRWSLRAGRAHRAVDLLTESAAACRRSGDRDGERRVAAVLAEALRRIGRRSEAEAQLRSAAESPEPGFETDSRAIALTAAMLALPAPPNRSDTEWVDLRDRIQQIEREGVRLAAINALARTQLSRDTAGRAVQLFATVLGSQQADRCLLETIGALEGCAQAYAFAGAEHAEAAATLWLAARQLRGRHGIGQLEGDDTLRGLTEGRELLGEKGFREIMQNIADMDLPEVIAYARSIPALPDDNGSSLAVLTPRQREIAELVATGMTNRMIASHLGLSEWTVVNHLRQVMVKLDCPSRLHVALVVERESQSPTSLVDTTELPITPQPDTCQPHRNRAG; encoded by the coding sequence GTGATCGAATACAGCCTCGCCAAGGTGCCACCGGTGAATTCCTCCGACAGTGCCCGACTACTGGCCGGAACATATCGACTGCCGGTCGCGGCGCATCGAGAGGCCGAGCTGGCCGAACTGGAACATATGCTGACCGGCCCGAAGGTCCGGTTGCTGACACTCACCGGCACCGCCGGTGTGGGGAAGAGCAGCCTGGCCCGGGAGGCATTGCAGGCCGGGAGTTTCCGGGACAGACGGATCCCGATGGCCGACCTCGCCGGGGCCGCCGACCGGCAGGCGGCGTGGCGGATCGTCCTGGAGGCGATCGCCCCGCACCTGGCCGCCGAGCGCCTTGCCGACGAGGCCGACGCGTCGATCGTCCTGCGGGAGGTGGAGCGGGCCATCGGCCCGGTCGGCGCGATACTGCTGCTGGACAACTGTGATCCGGTGGTGGGCGCGATCTCCCGCGATATCGCCCGGCTGCTGCAGCGCTGTCCGCAGCTGACCATCGTCGCGACCACGCGGGTCCCGCTGAACCTGCACAGCGAGTGCGTGTTCTGCGTCGTCCCGCTGCCCGCGGGCGATCCGGCGAAGGACTGCGTGCCCGCCTCGTCCCCGGCGTCGCAACTGCTGCTACAGAGCATCGACAGCCACTACCGCGGCTCGGTCACGATCGCCGATCAGCTGGTGCTGGACGAGATCGCGCGGGCACTGGACGGCGTGCCGCTGGCGCTGGAATTGGCCGCCGCCACCATCGCCCGGGTGGGCGCGGTCCGCGCGCTGCGGCTCATCGAGGCGGGCGGCGACCTGGAATCGGCGCGATTCGTCGACACCCCGAAGCGGCACCGCACCCTCTACGACGCGGTGAACTGGGGCCTGGACGCCCTGAGCGCGCCCGCGCGCGATCTGCTGCTGCGGCTGTCGCTGTGCGCGGCAGCGGTGGACCGCAGCACCGCACACCTACTCGGCGGCGCCGACGCCGAGGCGACCGCGGACGCACTCGCCGAACTCGTGAATCACAGTCTGCTGCACTACCGTTCGGACGAGCACGGCAATGTCACCTTCGCGCTCATCGCCACCGTCCGGGCCTGGTGCCGGCGCACCCTCGCGAGCGACCGGGCGCGGGCGCGGCGGCTGCGCTACGAGCATGCCGAGCGCATGGCGGAACTGGCCGACACCCTCGGTTTGTGGCTGCGCCGCCGCGACACCGGCCGCACCGTCCCGGAGACGGCCGCCCGGCTGGCGCACGACTTCCTGGGCACCATCCGGCAACTCGGCGAGACCGGTCGCCTGGATGCCGCCGTGCGGCTGGCGGCGGTCCTCGAGGACGTGTGGATTCAGCTCGGATTGCTCGGCGAGGTGGAGCTTTTGGTGTCGGGCGTGCTGGTCGCCCCGACCGAGGACCGGCCCGGCGCCGCGCACCGCCGCTGCCTGGAACTGCTGGGCCGGTGGTCGCTGCGGGCGGGCCGGGCGCACCGCGCGGTCGACCTGCTCACCGAATCGGCGGCCGCCTGCCGCCGCAGCGGCGATCGAGACGGCGAGCGCCGGGTGGCCGCCGTGCTGGCCGAGGCGCTGCGCCGGATCGGCCGCCGCTCCGAGGCCGAGGCGCAGCTGCGATCGGCCGCCGAATCCCCGGAGCCGGGATTCGAAACCGATTCCCGCGCAATAGCTCTCACCGCCGCCATGCTGGCCCTGCCCGCGCCGCCGAACCGGTCGGACACCGAATGGGTGGACCTGCGCGACCGCATCCAGCAGATCGAGCGGGAGGGCGTTCGCCTGGCGGCGATCAACGCGCTCGCGCGCACCCAGCTGTCGCGGGACACGGCGGGACGAGCGGTACAGCTGTTCGCGACGGTGCTCGGCAGCCAGCAGGCGGATCGCTGCCTGCTGGAGACGATCGGCGCGCTCGAGGGCTGCGCCCAGGCGTACGCGTTCGCCGGTGCCGAACACGCCGAGGCGGCCGCGACGCTGTGGCTGGCGGCGCGGCAGTTGCGCGGCCGCCACGGCATCGGGCAGTTGGAGGGCGACGACACGCTCCGCGGCCTCACCGAGGGGCGAGAGCTGCTGGGCGAGAAAGGTTTCCGCGAGATCATGCAGAACATCGCCGACATGGACCTGCCCGAGGTGATCGCCTACGCCCGCTCCATCCCCGCCCTCCCCGACGACAACGGCTCCTCCCTCGCGGTCCTCACCCCCCGCCAGCGCGAGATCGCCGAACTGGTGGCCACCGGCATGACCAACCGCATGATCGCCAGCCACCTGGGCCTGTCCGAATGGACCGTCGTCAACCACCTCCGCCAGGTCATGGTCAAACTGGACTGCCCCTCCCGCCTCCACGTAGCCCTCGTCGTCGAACGCGAATCCCAGTCCCCCACAAGCCTTGTGGACACCACCGAACTCCCGATCACCCCGCAGCCGGACACTTGCCAACCCCACCGCAACCGCGCGGGGTGA
- a CDS encoding DegT/DnrJ/EryC1/StrS family aminotransferase encodes MIPFFPPDLFEPDRDTLENLLFELGTGADQKFILGARTAEFEAAIAEASGATHTVACSSGTGALELCVAALRLGPGDEVIVPAFCCQPVASSVVNAGATPVFADVDPWTMVLDPDAVRAAITPRTRAIMPAHVFSIMADMPAMRAIAREHDLALIEDAAVAQGAVLDGVPAGRWGDLGVFSFFQVKAMGTAGEGGMVLTEDAELAAAVRMHRNHGQDGKTRFLHHVVGQNKRFDEIIAAFQLARLPGFADRLERRARIADYYTERFAGLADRGVLAPPAGRNGRCYYVYSLLVDRREDLRAWLSAREIGSHVYYPVPLPQQPAFDAWAGAGSWPHARSASDRNLAVPIWPHLTDTQVEYIADTVCEFVA; translated from the coding sequence ATGATTCCGTTCTTTCCTCCCGACCTTTTCGAACCGGATCGCGACACGCTCGAGAATCTGCTGTTCGAGCTGGGTACCGGAGCCGATCAGAAATTCATTCTCGGCGCCCGCACCGCGGAATTCGAGGCGGCGATCGCCGAGGCCAGCGGGGCGACGCACACGGTGGCCTGCTCCAGCGGCACCGGCGCGCTGGAGCTGTGCGTGGCGGCGCTGCGCCTGGGTCCGGGCGACGAGGTGATCGTGCCCGCGTTCTGCTGCCAGCCGGTCGCCAGCTCGGTCGTGAATGCCGGTGCCACACCGGTTTTCGCGGATGTCGACCCGTGGACGATGGTGCTGGACCCCGATGCGGTGCGGGCCGCGATCACCCCACGCACCCGGGCGATCATGCCCGCGCACGTGTTCTCGATCATGGCCGACATGCCCGCCATGCGGGCCATCGCGCGGGAACACGACCTCGCGCTCATCGAGGACGCGGCGGTGGCGCAGGGCGCGGTGCTCGACGGCGTCCCCGCCGGGCGCTGGGGCGATCTGGGCGTGTTCTCGTTCTTCCAGGTGAAGGCGATGGGAACCGCCGGGGAGGGCGGCATGGTGCTCACCGAGGACGCCGAGCTGGCCGCCGCGGTGCGCATGCATCGCAATCACGGCCAGGACGGCAAGACCCGGTTCCTGCATCACGTCGTCGGCCAGAACAAGCGGTTCGACGAGATCATCGCCGCCTTCCAGCTGGCCCGGCTGCCCGGTTTCGCCGACCGGCTGGAGCGGCGGGCACGGATCGCCGACTACTACACCGAGCGCTTCGCCGGGCTGGCCGACCGCGGCGTGCTCGCGCCGCCCGCCGGTCGCAACGGCCGCTGCTACTACGTGTACTCGCTGCTGGTGGACCGCCGCGAGGACCTGCGGGCGTGGCTGTCGGCGCGCGAGATCGGCAGCCACGTCTACTATCCCGTGCCGCTGCCGCAGCAACCGGCCTTCGACGCGTGGGCCGGTGCCGGATCGTGGCCGCACGCGCGGTCGGCCAGCGACCGCAACCTGGCCGTCCCCATCTGGCCGCATCTCACCGACACCCAGGTCGAGTACATCGCCGATACCGTTTGCGAGTTCGTGGCATGA
- a CDS encoding IS630 family transposase codes for MARKPDVFVRAVTPQEGRKLAQIARRSKQPVRMRRAVVVMASAQHQPVGFIAKLMQVSESYVRQVIHDFNEKGFEALDPKWRGGRPAKTDQAMRDRICRIARCCPLDLGWPFTTWSLSKLREVLAVNRIAEISRETLRRILKAGGVSWQATKTWKASNDPEFTEKMNRVLDLYDHPPADGRVICVDEFGPLNLQPRPGRGWFTRRRPKRLRATYNRTQGVRHMLGALDLRSGQLYYRIRDRKRWTEFLAFLKTLRARWAGEKLYLICDNYSVHKRREVREWCAANQIELVFLPTYSSWLNRIECEFAALRYFALNGTDHRSHDEQDAVIGDYIRWRNQHAGPVRNFAVGSKIRRPDYLPKVA; via the coding sequence GTGGCTCGGAAGCCGGATGTGTTCGTCAGAGCGGTGACCCCGCAGGAGGGTCGCAAGCTGGCCCAGATCGCCCGGCGCAGCAAGCAACCAGTGCGGATGCGGCGGGCGGTGGTGGTGATGGCCTCGGCGCAGCATCAGCCGGTCGGGTTCATCGCGAAGCTGATGCAAGTATCGGAATCGTATGTGCGGCAAGTGATCCACGATTTCAACGAGAAGGGCTTCGAGGCGCTCGACCCAAAATGGAGAGGGGGCAGACCGGCGAAGACCGATCAGGCGATGCGTGATCGGATCTGTCGGATCGCCCGGTGCTGCCCCCTCGATCTAGGCTGGCCGTTCACGACGTGGAGCCTGTCGAAACTGCGAGAGGTATTGGCGGTCAACAGGATCGCCGAAATCAGCCGCGAGACGCTGCGCAGGATCCTGAAGGCCGGTGGGGTGTCGTGGCAGGCTACCAAAACCTGGAAGGCCAGCAACGATCCCGAGTTCACCGAGAAGATGAACCGGGTGCTCGACCTCTACGACCATCCACCCGCAGACGGGCGCGTGATCTGTGTGGACGAGTTCGGTCCGTTGAATCTGCAGCCGCGGCCCGGTCGCGGCTGGTTCACGCGTCGCCGGCCCAAGCGGCTGCGAGCGACCTACAACAGAACCCAAGGCGTGCGGCACATGCTCGGCGCCCTGGACCTGCGCAGCGGGCAGTTGTACTACCGGATCCGTGACCGCAAACGCTGGACCGAATTTCTGGCCTTCCTCAAGACCTTGCGGGCCCGCTGGGCGGGCGAGAAGTTGTACCTGATCTGCGACAACTACTCGGTCCACAAACGGCGTGAGGTGCGAGAGTGGTGCGCCGCCAACCAGATCGAGTTGGTGTTCCTGCCGACCTACTCCTCATGGCTGAACCGCATCGAATGCGAGTTCGCCGCCCTGCGCTACTTCGCGCTGAACGGTACCGATCACCGCAGCCATGACGAGCAGGACGCGGTCATCGGCGACTACATCCGCTGGCGTAACCAGCACGCCGGACCTGTCCGCAACTTCGCTGTCGGCTCCAAGATCCGGCGACCCGATTACCTACCGAAGGTTGCGTGA
- a CDS encoding nucleotide sugar dehydrogenase produces MTTTERIEKVVVLGQGHVGLPLAVAAAENGYDVVGFDADPERVRTLVGGVSPIPDVTSQRLAALLATHRYRPSDTAADLSGFDIAVITVPTPLNADRQPDLGAVRTAATEVGRRARPGCLVILESTSYPGTTEEVVAPILRAESGLEPGVDFALGFSPERIDPGNARWTMETTPKVVSGIDDASLSRVREFYGAFLDRVVTAPEPKVAELAKVFENTFRQVNIALVNELAMHADLLGIDLWQALEVADTKPFGFMKFLPGPGVGGHCLPIDPLYLSWKVARDTEQRFRMVELADRINAEMPAYVVRRIEKGLRRRAIAAVGARVFAIGLAYKPNVSDLRCSPALEICRQLVAAGADVHYADALIAEKPELAGLVRSEVTAGDVRAADVVVILTDHDYVDYDLIVENATYVFDCRRRLPGRPHVELL; encoded by the coding sequence ATGACAACTACAGAGCGAATCGAGAAGGTGGTCGTGCTCGGCCAGGGGCACGTCGGGCTCCCACTGGCCGTGGCCGCCGCCGAGAACGGTTACGACGTCGTGGGTTTCGACGCCGACCCGGAGCGGGTGCGCACCCTGGTCGGCGGCGTCTCGCCGATCCCGGACGTCACCTCGCAGCGGCTGGCGGCGCTGCTGGCGACGCACCGCTACCGCCCCTCCGACACCGCCGCCGATCTGTCCGGCTTCGATATCGCGGTGATCACCGTGCCCACCCCGCTGAACGCGGACCGGCAGCCGGATCTGGGCGCGGTGCGCACGGCGGCGACCGAGGTCGGGCGGCGCGCCCGGCCCGGCTGCCTGGTGATCCTGGAGTCGACCAGCTACCCGGGCACCACCGAGGAGGTGGTGGCGCCGATCCTGCGCGCGGAGTCCGGCCTGGAGCCCGGCGTCGACTTCGCGCTGGGCTTCAGCCCCGAACGCATCGATCCGGGCAATGCCCGCTGGACCATGGAGACCACCCCGAAGGTCGTCTCCGGCATCGACGACGCCTCGCTGTCGCGGGTGCGAGAGTTCTACGGCGCCTTCCTCGATCGCGTGGTGACCGCGCCCGAACCGAAGGTCGCCGAGCTGGCGAAGGTCTTCGAGAACACCTTCCGGCAGGTCAACATCGCCTTGGTGAACGAGCTGGCGATGCACGCGGATCTGCTCGGGATAGATCTGTGGCAGGCGCTGGAGGTGGCCGACACCAAGCCGTTCGGGTTCATGAAGTTCCTGCCCGGCCCCGGGGTCGGCGGGCACTGCCTGCCGATCGATCCGCTGTATCTGTCCTGGAAGGTCGCCCGGGACACCGAGCAGCGGTTCCGGATGGTCGAACTCGCCGACCGCATCAATGCGGAGATGCCCGCCTACGTGGTCCGGCGCATCGAGAAGGGGTTGCGGCGCCGCGCTATCGCGGCGGTCGGCGCGCGCGTGTTCGCGATCGGGCTGGCCTACAAGCCGAACGTGTCGGACCTGCGCTGCTCGCCCGCGCTGGAGATCTGCCGCCAGCTGGTCGCGGCCGGTGCGGATGTGCACTACGCGGATGCGCTGATCGCGGAGAAACCGGAGCTGGCCGGGCTGGTTCGTTCCGAGGTGACCGCGGGGGATGTGCGGGCCGCCGATGTGGTGGTGATCCTCACCGATCACGACTACGTCGACTACGACCTCATCGTCGAGAACGCGACCTATGTCTTCGACTGCCGCCGCCGGCTGCCCGGCCGCCCGCACGTCGAGCTGCTCTGA
- a CDS encoding ABC transporter permease: protein MNELGPITLVARSLARGWVRRPIRLIAAIAAGVGGIMLTTAVLLLAATVMGAIRNAPVQGIAPGTVAVEAQSQAGMSAAMTQRAATASGALTSRMLVANTKLNIGGAFRSVIVLGVDPSLPTMLDSSAMALDSGPAALTPGAVYLSKSWAAAQGISPGAQIAASTPTGVVRWKVAGLLRQDFANRGAVVIAPIASVATAFDRGTNTDVLLLKPARFDAAQTRTAVSSVLDGSAAVKDPKDLFSGYNRTFKTPLSILAMFAAIAILTASVVLFLTWRLVLTDAGPILARLRLFGARPRDLMLGSGAVMIPILLGTYVIGAAAGLLLGSRLSAFTTQITSLTQQALNPGFPWLPAVLGAFGGAVVMFGVAWLSGLYRLRKVAAIDAVNNRDRAAAAPSAITRPVLTAVAALVLAVVILVWAPTLLKAAALVPIFYAVAVLCTVLPVVAGTALRHADSGPAGLFVGRQLEVGWRRNAALSITFAVAMVTALAMSGVSTSIKNDVAHSVDRWSTVNLFVQAAPTGELLTGEAMPISLEGELESLPGIRSAYGFSYASVGIDGARYPLWSWSGPRLAELTRLRVTDGPSDVLNSLTDDTIGVSSNFARIHRIRVGSQVNLPLPDGHRAVRVAAVIDDSVSDGGTVFASEGLYRQLVGGTGVNTIGIDLAAGADRAKVVDEVKSLLRERYPRARTIDEDGLRASFVSLTGRLVSAFEAFAWVMFVVATAVGAATLASSLAERQRAIALTRLAGGERRAVRRQLLIESAIIGAIAWVVAVPGGLLAIPAMISALSIQSGLLPAVTIPVPLLALSLPLTFAAVALALFVARRSSQEIPLAELVAQD, encoded by the coding sequence GTGAACGAGCTCGGTCCGATCACACTGGTGGCCCGGTCGCTGGCCCGCGGCTGGGTGCGGCGGCCGATCCGGCTGATCGCGGCGATCGCCGCCGGCGTCGGCGGCATCATGCTGACCACCGCGGTGCTGCTGCTCGCGGCCACCGTCATGGGCGCGATCCGCAATGCGCCGGTGCAGGGCATCGCCCCCGGCACCGTGGCGGTGGAGGCGCAGTCGCAGGCCGGGATGTCGGCCGCGATGACGCAGCGGGCCGCCACCGCCTCCGGCGCGCTGACCTCGCGCATGCTGGTGGCCAATACCAAGCTGAACATCGGCGGCGCCTTCCGCTCGGTCATCGTGCTCGGCGTCGATCCGTCGCTGCCGACCATGCTGGATTCCTCCGCGATGGCGCTGGACTCCGGCCCGGCCGCGCTCACACCGGGCGCGGTGTATCTGTCGAAGAGTTGGGCTGCCGCACAGGGCATCTCGCCGGGTGCGCAGATCGCGGCGTCCACGCCCACCGGGGTGGTCCGCTGGAAGGTCGCGGGCCTGCTGAGGCAGGACTTCGCCAATCGCGGCGCGGTCGTGATCGCGCCGATCGCCAGCGTCGCAACGGCTTTCGACCGCGGGACCAATACCGACGTGCTGTTGCTGAAGCCCGCGAGATTCGACGCCGCGCAGACGCGCACGGCGGTGTCGTCGGTGCTGGACGGCTCGGCGGCGGTGAAGGATCCGAAAGACCTGTTCTCCGGCTACAACCGGACCTTCAAGACGCCGCTGTCGATTCTCGCGATGTTCGCGGCCATCGCGATCCTCACCGCGAGCGTGGTGCTGTTCCTCACCTGGCGGCTGGTGCTCACCGATGCGGGGCCGATCCTGGCGCGGCTGCGGTTGTTCGGCGCCCGGCCTCGGGATCTGATGCTCGGCTCGGGCGCGGTGATGATCCCGATTCTGTTGGGCACCTATGTGATCGGCGCGGCGGCCGGGCTGCTGCTCGGAAGCCGGTTGTCCGCCTTCACCACTCAGATCACCAGCCTGACTCAGCAGGCGCTCAATCCCGGATTCCCGTGGCTGCCAGCGGTGCTCGGGGCCTTCGGCGGTGCGGTGGTGATGTTCGGTGTGGCCTGGTTGTCGGGGCTGTACCGGTTGCGCAAGGTCGCCGCCATCGACGCGGTGAACAATCGGGATCGGGCCGCCGCCGCACCATCGGCGATCACCCGGCCGGTGCTCACCGCGGTCGCCGCGCTGGTGCTCGCCGTGGTGATCCTGGTGTGGGCGCCGACGCTGCTGAAGGCGGCGGCGCTGGTCCCGATCTTTTACGCCGTCGCGGTGCTGTGCACGGTGCTGCCGGTGGTGGCGGGAACCGCACTGCGCCACGCCGATTCGGGTCCGGCGGGGCTGTTCGTCGGCAGGCAGCTGGAGGTGGGCTGGCGGCGCAATGCGGCGCTGAGCATCACCTTCGCCGTGGCCATGGTGACCGCGCTGGCCATGTCCGGGGTGTCCACCAGCATCAAGAACGATGTCGCCCACTCGGTGGATCGATGGTCGACGGTGAATCTGTTCGTGCAGGCCGCGCCGACCGGCGAACTGCTCACCGGCGAGGCCATGCCGATCTCGCTGGAGGGCGAGCTGGAGAGCCTGCCGGGCATTCGGTCGGCCTACGGATTCTCTTATGCCAGTGTGGGTATCGACGGGGCGCGCTATCCGCTGTGGTCGTGGAGCGGGCCCCGGCTCGCCGAGCTGACCCGGCTGCGGGTGACCGACGGGCCGTCCGACGTGCTGAACAGCCTCACCGACGACACCATCGGTGTCTCCTCGAATTTCGCACGGATCCACCGGATCCGGGTGGGTTCGCAAGTGAATCTGCCGCTGCCGGACGGGCATCGCGCGGTCCGGGTGGCCGCGGTCATCGACGATTCGGTCTCCGACGGCGGCACGGTGTTCGCGAGCGAGGGGCTGTATCGGCAGCTGGTCGGCGGGACCGGGGTCAATACCATCGGCATCGACCTGGCCGCGGGCGCGGATCGGGCGAAGGTGGTCGACGAGGTGAAAAGCCTGCTGCGCGAACGCTATCCGCGGGCGCGGACGATCGATGAGGACGGCCTGCGGGCCAGCTTCGTGTCGCTGACCGGGCGGCTGGTGAGCGCGTTCGAGGCTTTCGCCTGGGTGATGTTCGTGGTCGCGACCGCGGTCGGGGCGGCGACGCTGGCCTCCAGCCTGGCCGAGCGGCAGCGCGCCATCGCGCTGACCCGGCTGGCGGGCGGCGAGCGACGCGCGGTGCGGCGGCAGCTGCTGATCGAATCGGCGATCATCGGGGCGATCGCCTGGGTGGTCGCGGTACCCGGTGGCCTGCTGGCGATTCCGGCCATGATCAGCGCCCTGTCCATCCAGAGCGGCCTGCTCCCCGCGGTCACCATCCCGGTTCCCCTGCTGGCCCTCAGCCTCCCGCTGACCTTCGCGGCCGTCGCCCTGGCCCTGTTCGTGGCCCGGCGTTCCTCACAGGAGATCCCCCTGGCCGAACTGGTCGCCCAGGATTAA
- a CDS encoding SDR family NAD(P)-dependent oxidoreductase, with the protein MRASAALLRTPTRPCRRARRRPIAGLRIVITGASSGIGRAAALALAAQGARVVLVARRETELRLVHKEIGESGGCAEYHVADLSRPAEVDALVARLAGGDRIDVLINNAGRSIRRAVAESLDRVHDYERTMAINYFGAVRLTLGLLPAMRAAGGGHIVNVGTWGVGFETSPYFSAYLASKSALVAFGRCLDAELSLEGIHTTAVNFPSVRTPMIAPTTKYANLPALSPEQAAQWLVTAIHKRPLRIEPYAVHLLRPLNAVAPRTAAKVLLRLGM; encoded by the coding sequence ATGAGAGCCTCCGCCGCACTGTTGCGCACGCCCACCCGTCCCTGCCGCCGGGCCCGGCGGCGGCCGATCGCCGGGCTGCGGATCGTGATCACGGGCGCCTCCTCGGGCATCGGCCGGGCCGCGGCGCTGGCGCTCGCCGCGCAGGGGGCACGGGTCGTGCTGGTCGCCCGGCGCGAGACGGAACTTCGGTTGGTGCACAAGGAGATCGGCGAATCGGGGGGTTGCGCGGAGTATCACGTGGCGGATCTGAGCAGGCCCGCGGAGGTGGACGCGCTGGTGGCCCGGCTCGCCGGGGGCGATCGCATCGATGTACTGATCAACAACGCGGGCAGGTCGATTCGCCGCGCGGTGGCCGAATCCCTGGACAGGGTCCACGATTACGAGCGCACCATGGCGATCAACTACTTCGGCGCGGTGCGGCTCACCCTGGGCCTGCTCCCCGCCATGCGCGCGGCGGGCGGCGGCCACATCGTCAATGTGGGCACCTGGGGCGTGGGTTTCGAGACCTCCCCGTACTTCTCGGCCTACCTGGCCTCCAAGTCCGCCCTCGTCGCCTTCGGCCGCTGCCTCGACGCCGAACTGTCCCTCGAAGGCATCCACACCACGGCCGTCAACTTCCCCTCCGTCCGCACCCCCATGATCGCCCCCACCACCAAGTACGCGAACCTCCCCGCCCTATCCCCCGAACAAGCCGCCCAGTGGCTCGTCACCGCCATCCACAAACGCCCCCTCCGCATCGAGCCCTACGCGGTCCACCTCCTCCGGCCGTTGAACGCCGTCGCTCCCCGCACGGCCGCAAAAGTGTTGCTGCGCTTGGGGATGTGA
- a CDS encoding DegT/DnrJ/EryC1/StrS family aminotransferase: MTAATHSVPFFTQAASFRRMWPEIRKNVDAVFDRGKYSHGQQVAQLERAIADYTGARFALGVNSGTDALVLLLRALGVGPGDEVIVPAYTFFATASAVALVHATPVFADITADGDYAMDLDSAAAAVTARTRAVLPVHLFHQLADLQALTAFARRHGIDLIEDSAEAIGMRWNGIHAGLHGRGGVLSFFPTKTLGALGDAGMVITDDPDIADRVQTLRHHGRMGRTVDHIAGISNLSGSSGTNSKMDDIQAAILLAKLTTLDADIDRRAALAARYDERLAGIDGVLRTPRVLPRTADTNPVFYVYLIEVERRDELAEYLTVQGIGTEIYYPRPLPEQPCFANERNTPDKFPHATAASRRAIALPFYPDLTEHDIDVVCDAISAFYRGDHR; encoded by the coding sequence ATGACCGCTGCGACCCATTCCGTCCCGTTCTTCACGCAGGCCGCCTCGTTTCGCCGGATGTGGCCGGAGATCCGTAAGAACGTCGACGCCGTATTCGATCGCGGTAAATATTCGCACGGGCAGCAGGTGGCCCAACTCGAGCGCGCGATCGCCGACTACACCGGGGCCCGATTCGCGCTCGGCGTCAACAGCGGCACCGACGCGCTGGTGCTGCTGCTGCGCGCGCTCGGCGTCGGGCCCGGCGACGAGGTGATCGTGCCCGCCTACACCTTCTTCGCCACTGCCTCGGCGGTCGCGCTGGTGCACGCCACCCCGGTCTTCGCCGACATCACCGCCGACGGCGACTACGCCATGGACCTGGACTCGGCGGCCGCGGCCGTCACCGCCCGCACCCGGGCCGTGCTGCCGGTGCACCTGTTCCACCAGCTCGCCGACCTGCAGGCGCTGACCGCCTTCGCCCGCCGCCACGGCATCGACCTGATCGAGGACAGCGCCGAGGCGATCGGCATGCGCTGGAACGGAATTCACGCGGGCCTGCACGGCCGCGGCGGGGTGCTGTCGTTCTTCCCCACCAAGACGCTGGGCGCGCTCGGCGACGCGGGCATGGTGATCACCGACGATCCCGACATCGCCGACCGGGTGCAGACGCTGCGCCACCACGGCCGGATGGGCCGCACCGTCGACCACATCGCCGGAATCTCCAACCTGTCCGGCTCCTCCGGCACCAACAGCAAGATGGACGACATCCAGGCGGCGATCCTGCTGGCGAAGCTGACCACGCTGGACGCCGACATCGACCGCCGGGCCGCGCTGGCGGCGCGCTACGACGAGCGCCTCGCGGGCATCGACGGCGTGCTGCGCACCCCGCGAGTGCTGCCGCGCACCGCCGACACCAACCCGGTCTTCTACGTCTACCTGATCGAGGTGGAGCGTCGCGACGAGCTCGCCGAATACCTGACGGTGCAGGGCATCGGCACCGAAATCTATTATCCCCGCCCGCTGCCGGAACAGCCGTGTTTCGCGAACGAGCGGAATACGCCGGACAAATTCCCCCATGCGACGGCGGCGTCTCGCCGAGCCATTGCACTGCCGTTCTACCCGGATCTCACCGAACACGATATCGACGTCGTCTGCGACGCGATATCGGCTTTCTATCGAGGCGATCACCGATGA